From the Chryseobacterium sp. G0201 genome, the window TTCTCCTAATTTTGGTACAGAAAGCAAGGATGCTAATGGACGTTGGCAATGCTGTTACTAAACGTCTGGTTTTAAGAAATAAACAAAGGAGTGAAAAATTTTCACTCCTTTTTATTTTTGGATTCGAACCATTAAAGAACGAAGAATTATTTAACTAATATTTTCCAAGCCTCATCAATTTTACTTTCCAATAATAATTTTTGAGCTTCTTGATGAATATTTTCGTCTTCATAGCAATTTTCAGAAGGTAATACCTCAACGTTGGCAAGCATTCCTAAATCGTTTCCAGTGAAAATTTTACTAAGTTTGATAGCATCAGGAAGAAGATCAAAGCCTATTCCTTTTGTTACCAATGGTTTTGGAACTTCAAAAAGATTGTTTTCATTATTTCTCGAATACCAGTTTCCGCCGAGACGAGCGACCATATCGAGTTTTTTCTGATCTAAATTTCCTTCTTCATTCAAATATTCTTCTCTGATATGGATTTTCTGAACTTCACAAATAACCAAATTTCCTGCGCCACCTTGATCTCCCAAAGATTTTACTTCTAAAACTTTACATTCAAAGTTGACAGGGCATTCTTCTATTAATTTAGGTTGAACCAGATCGGCATCTTTCATAGTTAAACCAGATTTGATGAATTCATTTACTCCATCACCATATTCTGTAGAAGCTAACGAAATCTGCTGTACAATAGGGAAATTTACGGTACCGATTACCACTTCCGGAACTTCTAAAACGTTTTCTAAGGTATGTTTTATTGTATTGTCACGAACTCTTCTCGATGGTGAAAAAATCAAGATCGGAGGAACGGTACTGAACATATTAAAAAAACTGAATGGTGATAAATTAATATCTCCATTTTTGTCAACCGTTGATGCTAATGCAATCGGACGCGGCGAAACGGCAGTCTGCATGATGAGTTGTAGTTGTACGGAGGATATTTCGGATGGGGTTACTGTTTTCAAGAATGCTTAAATTTTAATGATTGAATATTTACGTATCCACTTTGCTTGTCATTCCGGAGGAATCTAAACCGCAATTCTTTAAAACATGATTTAGATTCCTCCGGAATGACAAACTCAGCGAATAATTATATTAAAATATTTTATGACTAAATATCTTTATTTGGCAGGAATAATTTTTCCACTTACTTCACCGAAACCAACTCTTACACCATCTTTTTCAGACCAAGCTTTCATGGTTACCGTGTCGTTGTCATCGATGAATTTTCTTTCCTGCCCGTTGCTTAATTTGATTGGATTTTGACCTCTCCATGTCAACTCGAGCATAGAACCGAAAGATTTTGGATCACTTCCTGAAATTGTTCCACTTGCATACAGATCGCCAACTTCAAGGTTGCAACCATTTACAGTGTGGTGAGCCAATTGCTGCGTCATGTTCCAGTACATGAATTTATAATTGCTTTCAGAGATTAAGTTTTCTTCACCGTTTTCAGGTTGTAAATAAACCTCTAAATTGATATCGTAATTTTTATCTCCTTCAAATTTTAAGTAATCTAAAACTTCAGGATCTTGTGTAGGAGAAGCTGTTCTGAAAGGCTCTAAAGCTTCCAGTGTTACAACCCATGGAGAAGCTGACGAACCGAAGTTTTTAGCTAAAAATGGTCCTAGCGGAACATATTCCCAAGATTGAATGTCTCTTGCAGACCAGTCGTTGAAAATAATCATTCCAAAAATAGCGTCTTCCGCCTCTTTTGTAGAAATACTTTCACCCATGTCTGTATTTTTGTTGATGATGAAAGCCATTTCTAATTCAAAATCCAATTGTTTTGAAGGTCCGAAAACAGGTTTGTCTGCATCTGCAGGTTTCGTCTGACCTTTTGGACGGTTGATATCCGTTCCTGAAACTACAATTGATGAAGCTCTGCCGTGATATCCTACAGGTAAATGTTTCCAGTTGGGTAATAATGCATTGGCAGGATCACGGAACATTTTTCCAACGTTGGTTGCATGTTCAATGCTGCTGTAAAAATCAGTGTAGTTCGGAATGTGAACCGGCATCATCATTTTTACTTTATCCAAATCATAGAAAGCGTCTTCAATGGTTTTCTGATCTTTAGACAAGATAGAACCTTCAAGTAATAATTCCTGAATTTTTAAACGAACTGCATTGGTAACGGGTTTTCCCAGTTCAATAAATTCGTTTAAGGTATATGCTTCAAAAACATTGTCTTCTAATCCGTCAATGTCTTCAAAATAACTAAGATCATACAACGTCGCAAGATCAACGATCTGATCTCCGATTCTTGTACAACATCCGATATATTCTTTGTTAAAAACTGCTACTCCGAAAGGAATATTGTGTATTGAAAAGTCCGAATTGGAGGAATACTCTACAAATGATTTCATAAGATTTGAATTTAGTTTAGATTATTAAAAAGATTGCTTACTTCGACAGGCTCAGCATAAACTTACGCTTTTTGCAATGACGAGTGTTCTTCCAAGATTTATATTATTTTTTTGAATACGATGCTTCATCTATCCATCTGTCTTTGGTGTTGACATCGATAAGATATAGGATATCTTTCTGCTTTGTCAACAATAAAGTTTTGGTAACCGGAATCGGAACTTTTTTATTTTCAAGCATATTCGCCCGTAAAGAAATAATGTTCTTTTTTCTGATAATATCACCCGTGAAAACATTTGAACTGGTTTCTCCGGTTGCTTTATCATCAAAAACTTCTACATAAGTAGCATTTTTTCCTTTAATAATAATAAAATCCCTTTCTGTATGGTCTTCCGCGTCTTTAATGAAAACAAATTTTTTGTTGTCTACACTTTCATTTTCCAGATGCTGATTGATGCCTTTTTTTTCTTCAAGGATGGTAAGAATTTCATTCATTGATCCGTATTGTGCTTTTAAACCCAATGCTCCCAAGAATAAAATCCCGATAAATAATTTTTTCATATAATGTGTTTATAAAAAAGTTTTGCCAAGACTTAGAATCCTGACAAAACTTATAATTGTATTTTTTAATTAAAGATTTCCTCTTTTCTCTTGCTCTCTCTCTAATGCTTCGAATAATGCCTTGAAGTTACCGGCACCAAAACTCTGTGCACCGTGTCTTTCAATAATTTCGAAGAAAAGAGTAGGGCGGTCTTCTACAGGCTTCGTAAAGATCTGTAAAAGATATCCTTCTTCATCATGATCAATAAGTATACCTAAGTCCTGTAATTTCTTTAGATCTTCATCGATATGTCCAACTCTTTCAGGAACCATGTCGTAATATGCTTCCGGTGGAGCAGAAAGGAATTCTACACCACGTTTTTTAAGTTCAGTTACGGTGTGGATGATATCTTTTGTAGCTACAGCGATGTGTTGTACACCTTCTCCTTCGTAAAAATCAAGATATTCTTCTACCTGAGATTTCTTTTTACCTTCTGCAGGCTCGTTAATCGGGAATTTTGCGAATCCGTTTCCGTTTGACATTACTTTAGACATCAATGCAGAATATTCTGTGTTGATTTGTTTGTCGTCAAAAGAAAGGATGTTGACAAAGCCCATTACTTTTTCGTACCATTCAACTGTAGGAATCATTCTGTCCCAACCTACATTTCCAACGCAATGGTCTACATATAATAAACCTGCATCTTCCGGCTGATAAGCGCTTTCCCACTTTTGGTAACCAGGCATGAAAGGACCTGTATAATTTTTTCTTTCTATGAACATGTGAACAGTTTCTCCGTACGTGTAAACTCCGGACATTTTTACCTCACCATGCTCATCAGTAAGAGTTACAGGCTCTAAATATGGTTTTCCGCCTCTTTTTGTAGTTTCTTCGAAAGCTTGGTAAGCGTCATCTACCCAAAGTGCCAATACTTTTACTCCATCACCGTGTTTTTTTACGTGTTCGCTGATTGGTGAATCAGACTTTAGCCCTGTCGTTAAGATCAGTCTAATTTTTCCTTGTTGAAGAACATAAGATGCACGATCTCTTACTCCTGTTTCAGGACCAGCGTATGCTACAGACTGAAAACCGAAAGCGGTTTTGTAATAATGAGCAGCCTGTTTAGCATTTCCTACATAGAACTCAATGTAATCTGTACCATTAATAGGCAAAAAATTCTCTGCTTGAGCAATTTTTTCGGCAAATGTAAGTGTTGACATATTTTCTCTTTTACTTTTATTTTATAGGTATGCAAAATACAAAATTCCCTGAAACCTTAAAAATAATAATTGGGAATCGTTGAAGATAGTTAACATAATCATAAAGAAGAGTTCATTTAAGTATATTTAAGTTTCTTATATCACGATCAGGTTATTTACATTTGTGTACACAAAGCAAGTGGAAAAAAAATATTTCGAAAATGTGAAAGCCGTAGATCTCTACGGCTTTCATTTTTTATGTTATTCGATTATCTTATTTAATCTTCCAGCATCGGGATTGTAATTATCCCATATTTTCCATGTGTTGCCTATTTTTTTGATAAAATAGATCTGTGTATTGAGTTGATTTACAAAATGTTCTTCACCTGTTTCTCCTACTTTAAATAAAAGATTCCAGAATTCCTGAGATTCTAATATTTTTTTATCCGGCTCGTCCGTAACAATATGAATATCGAAAACTTCAAAGTTGGAGCGGTTGTTTTTTGTCACTAATTGAAAATCCCTTTCACATAATTCTCTGCTAAACTGTGAAGCTCTTTCTAAAAAAGGAGAATCATCAAAAACCAATGGTTTGAATAATTCTGTTTTGTGATTGGGGAAATTCTTATAAAATTCAAAAACGGTAGAACAGTAATCATAGACCATTTGTTTTAAAAATTCCTGATCATCGGCACTATTTTCCTGTTTTTTCTCTTTTACAAACTGTATGTAAGCGTTGAGGTCTTTATAGCCTAAAAAAATACATATTTTATCTAAAGTCTTTAAAAATCTTAAATCATTATGCGTTTTATCCTGATAATCATTTTCGAAAAAACGCTGCAGGGTAACATGCGAAATAGTGTTTCCTATTTCGAATTTTTTCCCGCCTTTCATCTCTTCAGATTCGGACAGCTCATCTTTTATGATCTCAGAAAGAATTATATAATGGCTTCTCTTCCATTCGCCAACATTCCCTAAAACTGAGTTTTTTACTTTAGAATGTTTTATGACTTCCTCCCTTATCGAATTATATATAGTCTTCAAGTTCCTGATTTTAAAAAGGTTTTTATCAAATATTCTGCCAAAACCTTAAGGCATTTTTACCATTTCTTTATGTTAAGTTAAAAGTACGTTTTTTTTATATTAAATAAATCAATAAATAATTTAAAAATCAATATTATTAATGTTTAAATCTTTCAAAAGCTGCTCTTTCTAACATTTCTCGATCATCAGGATGCGCAATACTAATCAGTTCCTGAGCTCTTTGACGTAGATTTTTCCCATAAAGATAAGCTGTTCCATACTCCGTAACCACCCAATGAATGTGGCCTCTCGTAGTAACAACGCCCGCGCCTTGTTTAAGGAAAGGTACAATTCTGGAAACGCCTTTTTTAGTTCTTGAAGTGATAGCGATGATTGGTTTCCCGTCTTCGCTCAAGGCTGCTCCTCTCATAAAATCCATCTGGCCGCCGATTCCGCTGTATTGCATGGTTCCGATAGAATCTGCGCAGACTTGTCCGGTAAGATCAATTTCAATGGCTGAATTAATGGCAACCATTTTATTATTTCTCATGATATTGATTGGAAAGTTGACATCACTTACATCTTTGAAATCAAAAACCGTGTTGTCATCTACATAATCGTAAAGTTTTCTTGTTCCGAAACAGAAACTTGTGATGGTTTTATTATCGTGGTAACCTTTATATTTATTGTTGATAACATCACTTTGAATTAAATCAATCACGCCGTCACTCAACATTTCGGTGTGAACTCCAAGGTCTTTGTGATTTCCTAAACATTTTAAAACGGCATCCGGAATTGTTCCGATACCCATTTGTAAGGTTGATCGGTCATCAATTAATTCCGCAACATTTTTCCCGACAAGCATTTCATCAGGTCCTACTTTTGAACCATAATCAACCGTTTGGAGTTCTTCTTCATGCCAAACCAATTTATGAATTTTGCTGATGTGGATCATGCCGTCACCGTGGGTTCTTGGCATTAAAGGATTTACGATCGCAACAACTATTTTTGCTGTATCTACGGCCGCTCTTGCAACATCAACTGAAGTTCCCAATGTGCAAAATCCGTGTTTATCAGGAGGAGAAACTGTAATTAAAGCAACATCCAGCGGCAAAATATTTTTTCTGAAAAGAATAGGAATTTCACTTAAAAAAATAGGAACATAATCCCCATTTTCGGAATTAACGGCATTTCTTACCGGTGTGGAAACAAATAAAGAGTTGACAAAAAAACTGTCTTTATATTCTGGCTTAGCAATTTCTACAGCCCCTTGCTGGGTGATAGAAACCATTTCTACATTTTGTAATCTGTGGGATTGTCTTGCCAATTCATCAATTAAATAATTAGGGGTGCATGCACTTCCATGGAAGAATACACGATTTCCACTTTTTACAGTATATACGGCCTCTTCTGCGCTTATATAATTGTACATATTTACGTTTTAATAATTATTATTTTACGATTTTAATCACTTTAAAGATAGTTCATATTGGGTTTATTTAGGGTAAATATTTTGAAACATTTATCATGTTTTTAATGATTTTATGAAAAAAAGAGGCTAAATGCATCACATTTAACCCCTTTTTTATATGTTTTTAATTAAAACAAAAATTATTCTTGAGAACGGTCTTCCATGGTTTTGTCACCTTCTTCCAACCAAGAAGTTTTATATGAAGGATCTTCCACTTTCATAGCTTCTTCCGTAATTTTCAATGGGCGGAAAGGATCTACCATCACCGCATATTCTTCGGTGAATTTTTTACCGATACTTCTTTCCATAGCTCCCGGATGTGGTCCGTGAACGATTCCTCCCGGGTGAAGCGTGAAATCCATTAAGTCGATATGATTACGGCTCATGAAATCACCTTCTGTGTAGAATAAAACTTCATCAGAATCAATATTTGAATGATTATAAGGCGCAGGAATTGCCTGTGGATGGTAATCGTACATTCTTGCACAGAACGAACAAACTACAAAATTATGTGCCTCAAAAGTCTGGTGAACCGGTGGTGGTTGGTGAATTCTTCCTGTAATCGGTTCGAAGTTTTTAATATTGAATTTATAAGGATAAAAGTAACCGTCCCAACCTACAACATCGAATGGATGCGTTGCGTAGATGAAATCGGTGATTTGATTTTCTTTTTTTACTTTAATTAAAAATTCCCCTTTTTCGTCTTTAGGTTCAACGAAAGTTGGTGCGATGATGTCTCTTTCGCAGAATGGTGAATGCTCCAAAAGCTGTCCGAATTCATTTCTGTATCTTTTTGGCGTGTAAATCGGAGAGTGACTTTCTACAACAAAGAAAACAGTATCGTCAGAGTTTAATTCAACCTGATAAATTGTTCCTCTCGGAATAATCAGATAATCTCCGACAGAAAAATCAAGATTTCCTACAAAAGTTTTCAAAACTCCGCTTCCGTTATGTGCATATAAAAGTTCATCACATTCAGCGTTTTTGTAGAAATAATCCATAGACTTTCTTGGTTTTGCCAATCCCATTTTCAGGTCGTTATTCACCAAAAGTATCTTGCGGCTGTCCAAAAAGTCGTCTTCAGGAGTTACATTCATTCCCTTAAACATTCTTGGCGTTACGTTTTTGTCAACAGCGATTTTCGGAGTTACATCTTTTGGTTCCCCTATAGATTTTATCTGAGTCGGACGGTGAATATGGTACAGCAAAGAGGATATTCCATGAAAACCTTCCGTTCCGAAAAGCTGTTCGTAGTAAAATTTATCTTCCGGAGACTTAAAAATAGTATGTCTTTTTGGTGGGATTTTTCCCGACTGGTTATATCGCATTTTACTTTTATATGTAGTTTCTCAAATTTAATAATTTTTCATGAATTGTTTTTAAGAATATTTTTCATAGAGTTTTGCTGTTCTAAAAATAAATGTTAGTTTTGTCTAACAATTTTAATTTCATGAAGCGAATATTATTTTCTGCCATCTTTTTTTCGGGTTATTGTTTTTCACAGGAAACGGATAGTTTGAATATAAATCAATCAAAAAAGATTGATTCTGTAAAAATTCCACAACGAGAAGAGAGGACAAAACTTATCGATGATGTTGTGATCACCGGAACCATAAAACCGATCAGCAGATCAAAAAGTCCGGTTGCTGTGGAAATTTATAGTCAAAAATTTTTTCAGAAAAATCCGACTCCAAATATTTTTGAAGCTATTGCAATGGTAAACGGCGTAAAACCTCAATTGAATTGTTCGGTTTGTAATACTGGAGATATTCACATCAACGGTTTGGAAGGACCTTACACGATGATCTTAATTGACGGAATGCCGATTGTAAGTTCGCTTTCTACAGTTTACGGTTTAAGCGGAATTCCTAATAGTTTGATTGAAAGGGTTGAGGTTGTAAAAGGTCCTGCATCTTCTCTTTACGGTTCGGAAGCGATGGGCGGAGTTATTAACATTATCACTAAAAATGCTTTGACCGCCCCAAAATTAAGTGTCGACCTTATGACAACAAGTTGGGGCGAAAATAATCTGGATCTTTCAACAAAATTTAATTTCGGGAAAAATGTCGCTTCATTATTAAGTTTAAATTATTTCAGTTTTAATGAAAAAATAGATCAGAATAAAGACAATTTCACAGATTCGGCGTTACAAAACAGAATTTCAGTTTTCAATAAATGGAATTTCCAAAGAAAGGAAAACAGGATGGCAAGTTTTGCACTGAGGTATTTGTATGAAGATCGTTTTGGAGGAGAAATGCAATGGAATAAATCTTACCGAGGAAGCACTGAAGTGTATGGAGAAAGTATTTATACCAATAGAGTAGAGGCTTTTGGGATGTATCAGTGGCCGATAAAAGAAAATATTATTACTCAGTTTTCGTATAATTTTCATGATCAAAATTCTTTTTATGGAAGTAACCCGTTTGATGCTACACAAAAAGTAGCCTTCGTTCAGACGTATTGGGATAAGAAATTGGGAAGTCATGATTTGATTGCGGGCGTTACTTACAAAAGGACTTTTTATGATGATAACACACCTGGAACTTTATCGGGAGATGGAGTGACGAATGAGCCG encodes:
- the fahA gene encoding fumarylacetoacetase translates to MKSFVEYSSNSDFSIHNIPFGVAVFNKEYIGCCTRIGDQIVDLATLYDLSYFEDIDGLEDNVFEAYTLNEFIELGKPVTNAVRLKIQELLLEGSILSKDQKTIEDAFYDLDKVKMMMPVHIPNYTDFYSSIEHATNVGKMFRDPANALLPNWKHLPVGYHGRASSIVVSGTDINRPKGQTKPADADKPVFGPSKQLDFELEMAFIINKNTDMGESISTKEAEDAIFGMIIFNDWSARDIQSWEYVPLGPFLAKNFGSSASPWVVTLEALEPFRTASPTQDPEVLDYLKFEGDKNYDINLEVYLQPENGEENLISESNYKFMYWNMTQQLAHHTVNGCNLEVGDLYASGTISGSDPKSFGSMLELTWRGQNPIKLSNGQERKFIDDNDTVTMKAWSEKDGVRVGFGEVSGKIIPAK
- a CDS encoding acetyl-CoA hydrolase/transferase family protein; this encodes MYNYISAEEAVYTVKSGNRVFFHGSACTPNYLIDELARQSHRLQNVEMVSITQQGAVEIAKPEYKDSFFVNSLFVSTPVRNAVNSENGDYVPIFLSEIPILFRKNILPLDVALITVSPPDKHGFCTLGTSVDVARAAVDTAKIVVAIVNPLMPRTHGDGMIHISKIHKLVWHEEELQTVDYGSKVGPDEMLVGKNVAELIDDRSTLQMGIGTIPDAVLKCLGNHKDLGVHTEMLSDGVIDLIQSDVINNKYKGYHDNKTITSFCFGTRKLYDYVDDNTVFDFKDVSDVNFPINIMRNNKMVAINSAIEIDLTGQVCADSIGTMQYSGIGGQMDFMRGAALSEDGKPIIAITSRTKKGVSRIVPFLKQGAGVVTTRGHIHWVVTEYGTAYLYGKNLRQRAQELISIAHPDDREMLERAAFERFKH
- a CDS encoding homogentisate 1,2-dioxygenase, with translation MRYNQSGKIPPKRHTIFKSPEDKFYYEQLFGTEGFHGISSLLYHIHRPTQIKSIGEPKDVTPKIAVDKNVTPRMFKGMNVTPEDDFLDSRKILLVNNDLKMGLAKPRKSMDYFYKNAECDELLYAHNGSGVLKTFVGNLDFSVGDYLIIPRGTIYQVELNSDDTVFFVVESHSPIYTPKRYRNEFGQLLEHSPFCERDIIAPTFVEPKDEKGEFLIKVKKENQITDFIYATHPFDVVGWDGYFYPYKFNIKNFEPITGRIHQPPPVHQTFEAHNFVVCSFCARMYDYHPQAIPAPYNHSNIDSDEVLFYTEGDFMSRNHIDLMDFTLHPGGIVHGPHPGAMERSIGKKFTEEYAVMVDPFRPLKITEEAMKVEDPSYKTSWLEEGDKTMEDRSQE
- the hppD gene encoding 4-hydroxyphenylpyruvate dioxygenase, producing MSTLTFAEKIAQAENFLPINGTDYIEFYVGNAKQAAHYYKTAFGFQSVAYAGPETGVRDRASYVLQQGKIRLILTTGLKSDSPISEHVKKHGDGVKVLALWVDDAYQAFEETTKRGGKPYLEPVTLTDEHGEVKMSGVYTYGETVHMFIERKNYTGPFMPGYQKWESAYQPEDAGLLYVDHCVGNVGWDRMIPTVEWYEKVMGFVNILSFDDKQINTEYSALMSKVMSNGNGFAKFPINEPAEGKKKSQVEEYLDFYEGEGVQHIAVATKDIIHTVTELKKRGVEFLSAPPEAYYDMVPERVGHIDEDLKKLQDLGILIDHDEEGYLLQIFTKPVEDRPTLFFEIIERHGAQSFGAGNFKALFEALEREQEKRGNL
- a CDS encoding TonB-dependent receptor plug domain-containing protein, which encodes MKRILFSAIFFSGYCFSQETDSLNINQSKKIDSVKIPQREERTKLIDDVVITGTIKPISRSKSPVAVEIYSQKFFQKNPTPNIFEAIAMVNGVKPQLNCSVCNTGDIHINGLEGPYTMILIDGMPIVSSLSTVYGLSGIPNSLIERVEVVKGPASSLYGSEAMGGVINIITKNALTAPKLSVDLMTTSWGENNLDLSTKFNFGKNVASLLSLNYFSFNEKIDQNKDNFTDSALQNRISVFNKWNFQRKENRMASFALRYLYEDRFGGEMQWNKSYRGSTEVYGESIYTNRVEAFGMYQWPIKENIITQFSYNFHDQNSFYGSNPFDATQKVAFVQTYWDKKLGSHDLIAGVTYKRTFYDDNTPGTLSGDGVTNEPMKSPILGVFIQDQWEINDKNTLLLGYRFDYDKIHHSVHSPRFAWKFSPNPYHTLRFNFGTGFRVVNLFTEDHAALTGSREVVIKDNLKPERSINGNLNYVWKIPAGDKLINLDASAFYTYFSNKIVGDFDTDPQKIIYDNLHGYGISRGASMNVDFSFSFPLSVNLGVTYLDVYQKFDGEEEKVQQLHAPKWSGTYSLTYKFQSNLTIDFTGQFYGPMRLPVLPNDYRPEYSSFYSLANIQVSRSFKSGFEVYCGVKNLFNFTPKDPLMRPFDPFDKHVDDPINNPNHYTFDTTYGYAPMQRIRGFLGVKYTLK
- a CDS encoding flavin reductase family protein, producing MKTVTPSEISSVQLQLIMQTAVSPRPIALASTVDKNGDINLSPFSFFNMFSTVPPILIFSPSRRVRDNTIKHTLENVLEVPEVVIGTVNFPIVQQISLASTEYGDGVNEFIKSGLTMKDADLVQPKLIEECPVNFECKVLEVKSLGDQGGAGNLVICEVQKIHIREEYLNEEGNLDQKKLDMVARLGGNWYSRNNENNLFEVPKPLVTKGIGFDLLPDAIKLSKIFTGNDLGMLANVEVLPSENCYEDENIHQEAQKLLLESKIDEAWKILVK